The genomic segment ATTGGTGAGTCACCTAGCCGTCACCTATCTTTTGGTATGGTGTTGCATAAAAAATTCATGGTTTTTCGCTTTTTTGCATGTGCAGGAGATGAAGTCCTTGGTGAATGAAGATGACAAAAGAATGAAAATTGGGAAGGGAGATGTGAATGTGGAAGTTGAGGATAACAATAAGAAGGCCCAACCTAGTGCTGAAGAAGCTGATTCGCAGAAGCCTGTTGTAAATAAAGAAAGGAATCTTGATCTCCAGCTTGATTTGGAGAAATCTGACAGAGATAGTGGTTCAGGTAGTGTGAGTGGGAACAAGCTCAACCACCATGTTCTAAAGCTACATCATCAACATCCTAGCGTAGAGAAAACTGGTAAAATTgactttatttttgttaaaagaaaaaaatttcccttctttttctctcTGGGAAAATTTCCTTCTCCTCCTTTTGTTGCTGATCTAGAGGGTTTTTTTTTGGCCTTTTCAGCACATTCTGGCTCTTTACCTTTGCCGATGTCAATTGCTAGCTGGCCTGGTGGACTTCCTCCAATGGGGTATAGCTGGGttgatttgatattatttttctaCTATTCTGGCATTAATAGATCCAAATAAGTGGTTTAGATGTTATAATGGAGAGGATGaggcatgaatttttttttcttcttttttccttagCAGATACATGGCTCCTCTACAAGGTGTTGTATCCATGGAAGGGAGCGCTGTGTCTTCAGCCGCTATCCAGGCATGTCGCTGTGTTTTTTTATGTTCGTAGCTCttgatttcttatttttatttattttactaatttatcttgaaattttggaCTTTTTCAGCCTCCACATTTGCTTTTTTCTCAACCGAGGCCAAAGAGATGTGCAACCCATTGCTACATTGCACGGAATATTCACAATCACCAGCAAATTATGAAGATGAATGCTTTCTGGCCAGCGGCATCTGGTTCAGCTTCACTCTATGGCCCAAAGGCTTGTAATCTAAATGTTGTTCCGCCTTCAGAATTGCATGGGAACATTCCTGGGCGAGGTGTGAATTCTGTACAAGAGAAGGGGCAGGGTCTTGCAATTTTTCCTGGTCATGTGTGCAAAGATAAAAGTTCTCAGGCTGCTACCAACATGGTGGATGCCGCACAGAGAAAGCAAATAATGCTCCAGCAAGCTCTACCCCCAGGAGCACCCAATAATATCATGGTAGGCTTTTGGCCAGAAAAAAAAAGGCCTCTTTTTTCTTGTCTAATTTTTATGCAGTTTCGTAATAATTGCACAATTATATCTTAACTGTCCTTTTGCAAATTTTCTTGTTGGTTATTCAATTTCAGCAAGGCCCTGCTTTTATTTTCCCATTGAACCAGCAACaggctgctgctgctgctgcagcATCTGTCCGACCTGGGTATGTGAAATCTCCTCCTGCTGCTTGTAGCACAGCTGCATCGAGTACATCTAACTCTGCCTTACTAAGTGCCACCCCAGCTGGTGCAACTGCAGCCCCGGCATTTAGCTTCAACTACCCAAATATCACAGGCAATGAAACCCAATACTTGGCAATTCTGCCGAATAATGCCTATCCATTTCCAATTCCTGCACATGTTGGGGCGCCACCTGCTTATCGTGGGAATCATGCCCAACCTATGCCTTTTATTCACGGATCTTTCTATTCTTCCCCTCAAATGCTTCACCCTTCACAGCTtcaacaacagcagcagcaacagCCACCCACACAGTTACAACAAAGCCAACAAGGTCATCAGAACACTAGCATGTCCAGTGGTTCATCCTCCTCACAGAAGAATTTGCAGAACCAGCAGCAGAGGTCACATGGAGGTGATGTGAGTAGTGGCAGTGGAAACTCGCAAGTGTTTCATGCCTCTAAAAAGGATTCACCTCATCCCTTACAACTACGGCAACAGCAGCAACAGCTGAGTCAGAATGATTCTCATCAAGCTAGGCAACTTGATGGTGAATCAGATGGCAAAGATGGCCCATCAACTGCTACTGATAGCAGAGTATCTCGTTCAAATATGAATATCTATGGTCAGAATTTTGCTATGCCTGTACAGCCTTCAAACTTTGCTTTGATGACCGCTGCTTCAATGAATTCTGCTGGTAATTATGGGGAAAAGAAGCAACAGACACAGCAGCAATCACAACAGCTAGGCTCAAAGGCTGGAGTCGAGCCTCTTGCATCTCAAGCTTTTGCAATGTCATTTTCATCTGCTAATGGTACTACTGCTCCTGGCCTTGGTATTTCTTCCCTAGCACCGAATCATGCAATTCTTCAGAGCCTTCCAGGAAGTACAAGGCAAGGCTATCAGCATATTATGGCTGCTCAACAGAAGAAGGATAATTATCATGCTTATGAAGAAGGGAAGCGTGGAACTCATGATGCATCCAGTGTGCAAGAAGAAAAGAAGGCAGGAAAAAGTTCAGGCACCACTGGGCAGTCCATTGCCTTCTCCAGGCCAGATATGCCTGATTCAAGTGATTCCACTCTTGCAGGCAAAAATGTCATCGATAGTTCTATCTGTACGCTTGGCTCTGCTCCTGCTCGAACTTCAGGGCCTGTTATGCCAGCTTCAATCGGTAGTGTTAATGTTGCTAATGCTCAGCAGCAACTTCAGCGGAATCAACAGCAGCAGCTCCAATTTGGGACTGCTTCTGCTCCTCGGAGTAAGACACCAGCAACAAGTAATGGAAGTGCTTACCCTGATCACTTTCACTCTTCATCTATAGCTGCCAAGTTTTCGAATGTGCTGTCTGCATTTCCTCAAAATCTAATACAAAGCAGCAGCAGTCCTGCTCAGTCTCCTCAATGGAAGAATTCTGTGAGGACAACTAGCTCTCAAGTTCCTTCTCAATCTCTACCATCAACTTCATCCCTCAAGAATATTTCCCAGCAACAAGGTCGGCCACAGCAAAGCCCCACACAGATTTCTTTTGCAGCTAATCCTAAATCACCACAAGGTCAACAGCCTCTTAGTAGCACTCCTACCCCTTCTCCAATGATGGTTGGCTCTCCCACAACTTCACTCTCCAGGAGTGCTGGTGGTAGCCCAAGGACAACAGGTTCCTCTTCCACCAGCAACAAAGCTGGCCAAGCATCTGGTTTAGCATCCCAACAAGCTAAGAACTCACCGACCGTGCCTAGTCAGAAGTCATCTCCTGTTGGTGGGAGTAATGTGCCATCTGTCCTGGGAAACCCTCACATAAGTTCATCTTCAAATATGGGAGCCAAGCCTCAAGTGGCACTACAGCATCAGCAACATCAAAAGCATGCACTTCATCAAGGGCAGCTGTTCTTCCCAAATGCTTACATGCAGGCTCAAGCTCAACACTCACCAAGTTCGACAACACCTGCAACAACAGCAAGTGCATACTATGTCCAAAGACAACAGCAGACTCTACCTCTGGGTTCATCTGCAACTTCATCAACTTCGATGTTATCGTTGTGTTCTCCGGTTACTCTTGCCAACAGCGGAACCACCGACCCTGCAAAAGCTGTAGCAGCTGCTGTGGCGAGCAACATGAAAGGTGGGTTAGCATCCCAGGGACTTATCAATCCTGCACAATTTGCTACTCCACAATCCACTGGAAAGTCACATCAGCTGGTACCAGGCTTCCCATGTGTTCATGCTGTCCCTTCCGCTGTTCAGGTAAAACCAGCAGAACAGAAACAACCTGCTGGTGAGTAAAATTCTCCCCTTTTTTGCTTCAACATTGCTTCCCCCGAATAGTGAACAAGGAGAAGAAGGTACGGAATGAAAACGGAATCAATGATATTGGGGACCGAATCAGGAAAGATAAACTGGTTTTTTGCCCAGAAATGACAGCAGCAGCCAAAACAGGAGGATATGAttgaagttatatatatataatgtggcTTAGAACTCACTCAACCCACAATTTTGCAAAGTGATGGGGGAAGTTTTTCTTTGTGGAATGTGCTTTCTCATGTGTATCCACCAAACATGTAGACTTTTGTTTATAATCTTTGACATGGTTGATCCCTGATATgccttatgtaattaaatttgattGGTTTGATGGGGCAGATGATGgaggattaaaaaaaaaagatggtgGGGGGGGGATGAGGAAAAGCAGACAACTTTTCCATCTTTTGGGGCTGTATTGTAGgggttcttttttctttctttcttttattatttgaaatttgcAGAAAAGAAGTCAGTAAACAAATCTTTGGAAATAATGATGCAAAACTGAATGGTGTATATGTGTGACACATATTAAAGATAACTTATTTTTGTCTCCTTTTTGATTATTGCCACTTAGGCCTTAGCTTTGATTCCATTCCTTTTGGTTTGTTCTTTTACTGTCctcaaaattgataaaattgaaaGCAAAGAGAGATGACGATTTGGTGAAAAGGAGATATGGATAGGATGATAATTGTCGTGGGAGGATGGGATGAGGTGGCTAAATTTAAGCCTGCCACTTACCACCATCAAAAGCAAATCGACTTTGTATTATTTTGACGTGTGGGGCCCATCCCATTTCTCAAACAAAAGTAGATTGTTTAAGTTTGCCCCCctctttacttattattttaatacatattcCCTTCTAACATTCTGTCCACTACTTCCACGTCACCCTAATGCACACTTAACTATAATCATCATTTGATAATTACAAAATTGACGTGGTATTTTATGTTCCCAAAATTGCCCTCCGCCTCCCTTCAAAGCAGAAGACAAGTAGCTACTTCCTTACCTGTAaggatgacttttcttgatgctCTTCTTCACACGTGTTCacattcctttcctttttctcctTTACTTGTCAACCCAATTTTccccatttaattttttaataaatttgtgtGTGTTCCGTATGGGGTCTTGTTGTCTCCAATACCTCTGCTGGCTTAATTTCAATATTCATTTGCATTTTAAAGTTGCtacttcaatttttaattttcaataaaaaaatattattatatttttatcatgcctattttttaaatatttatttttgatatcttattatatttttataaaacttttattaACTCCAAATTGtaattgatatatataaatgtaataaaataaattatatcacATGTGATCAAGGTATTTCATGATGTGGGAATGGGGCCACTTCccaaaaagaacaaataaatcAAATGGGTTCTTAATATAACATTAACTTGAGCCatcatttcattatatttatGTGGACAGTTGCAACTAGGTCAAAGTATTGACAGTTCCCTTTATTAtaggaattttattaaattaattcttttatttaaattaatattaaataattatgttaaagttttactctctttttttttaaatttaatataatacatgtagtgaaaaaaattaagtcataatataaaacataatatgatttaaatatataaataattgatatgTTAAAAAGATTAGTATTTGATACACTGACGGTGTATTTTTTATTCGACgagcaattttaaaaaattgtcatgtctctttttttgtttaaaaattttactatacTCCTAGAGAACAACACTTGTCAATCCCTTGACCTTACTTGTAGAGTCTAAAAACTCAGCTGgcagtgtaccaaatatttttctatattaaaATGATTGACAATTGACATTTATTTCAAGAAGTGATTAAAACTTTTATTAGACACTTAGATGATTTGATTCAAATAATGTAATTGATAAAACAAACcgtattaaaatgtttaaaaatatataaaaacaccatatatatcaaattataattaacatattaaaatgGTTTAATCCCACTATTTTTTATAgtctttgaatttttaaaatttaatccctctatttttatttttagaataggcCATTTATTTGTCTTAACATcattaatggaattttcttaaattttcgttacttttttttattattttaattgatcataagtattcaaatttaatagaaattaatTACCAATCTtactaatttgattttattttttaaatcaaataagtataagagttaattttttaaaatcaaaagtagagatactaaattaaaaaaaatgaaaagtacaAAGACCGGAGACATAAATAAacctattaaaattaaaataaatattattaatatacactagggttttttacaaaaataatataaaaaataaaaaattaccaaaatgttataactttttttatttaccaaaaaatatataatttttttatttaccaaaatatataaaaaacaaaaaaacaaaaaaaaataaaaaaacagaaaaaaaaaacctgaaatGATTTGACAACTCCCTGAGTGGAGGGAAGCAGGTTGGCGGCACCAAACAAGGGATCCCTGTTGGCGGCACCAGTGGAGGGATCCCTGTTGGCGGCACCACCCTTGAATTTAAGGGTGGTCGGTTGGTGGGGGGAAGAAGGAGaggggaagaagaagaaaggaaggaagaaagaaaaagaaggaaaaggaaaggagaggaaagaaagaaaaagaaggaaagaaaaggaaaggggaggaaagaaagaaaaataaggcaagaaaaggaaaggagaagagaaaaaaaaagaaagaagaagagggaaggaaggaaaaaaaagaaaataacataatttttattattaatttaagataatttaagatttttgtaatatttgtgtgttaaaaaataatgttaagtACATTTTacgtattttattaatttatttaggatATATAATTTTTGAGATATATTTAGCATGAAAAAATTCATAGTATGTACATTATATGTTGATtaggaatttttttatgaaattgacttAGGATGTTGAAATTAGCTTTGTtaggaaaataacattaaaagtaaaatgataaagaaatatatttaagaaaacataaaatacaaaaagaaaaaacgaAAATTATATATTCACCGAAAGTAAAAAATGCgaaaaaaattatatctttaataaattttaaacataatgcactgaaaaagtataaaattataaaatttaaaatgacgatattttttaaaataataaaatgcggagagaaaaatacgaacaaatggccaaaataatagtgtattactaactttttaaaaattgagaaatagttaatacaaatattttaaaaaatgtaatgaaataatataaagtaataaaataaaaaatatatttttattgaaagtaataaaaatcgagaaaAAAATACGAGCAAATGGCAGGGATAAGGATTTTTTCTtacaccaaataaaaaaaatcgtttttagtatttttttattttggtaaataaaaaatatatataatattttggcAGGGAAAAAAACACGTACAGATTGTTTTTGAATCAAGTTTtccatgatcttctgtcatacgtgttgatgtgcatgtatgaggaccaacaaattttcgtatctcccacatctgagaacttttaatgaatgcagctcgcacccgccaattgcagccttccgtTGCCTTCCAACACTCCCTAACATATATTGTCGGAGTAGACACTGTGACTTTATAATCAACTGATATATTCATGTTGTACCATTTGATGGCATATACGCACTCTTCTTTACAGCTGAATCTCTGGCCTATGAATAACTCCTCATCATCAGATGTTACGGCCAGCCCGTGACGATGAACTATTTTAGGGTACTCTGGGAACTCAGCTACATACGCTgcgtcggggtctatgagcgacatgtgtggcctaggattattgtgtatcaaaatATGCCGCATCTGCTCCCCGATCAAAGAAGCGTTAATGTCTTCATCGTCGATATCATCAGGTACatcgtccacatcgggatcaccgtcactatcgacctcttcatcCCAATGATCGCCACCACCTTCTTCTTCGCAACCACATTCTTCTTCACTACCAACCATATCAACATCGGGTGTAATATTCAGGTCGATACCGATCTCACCCATAgttgattcactatcaacgtatgatattggagccaccatccgCGGTTCTTCAGCCCCGTCTTCTCCATCAGATGCATTTTGCTCCATACcgactaactcagcaaataagtgaatcggtgcattcttGTCACTCTCATTCCCACAGTAGAGATCGACCATTGTCTCAACGTCTTTGTCGTCTGCAAGTTCCATTTCGACGAATTTGACTGgatttgtcgaaactggaaacttgtagtgtaatgacccaaaattcatgggcatcggaaaagtataatatcgggcatccgtcttagtaaattgagttcgaaaataattattagaaatatttacgaggctagttgtgtgtttaaataggttttggataggtgaatttagtttaattatgagtaattagtaaaaaggattaaattgaataaagagtgaaagcataattatagattaaaagaaatcaTAAGGGACCAAATAGGTAATTAAGCCTATTTTATCATGAGGCGGCAAATGtgcataaaaatcttagatttttatgacaattaattataaaatattaaatatattattactattattattaaataaattaaaataaagacatgatAAAGTAATACATGTGTAattaaagtatgtatatatttgtagtttatagatttaatttgcttattaattagtataagatatttattatttattattagttattagttattattaaattaaaagatatttaataattaaataattagtataagatttttgggtaataataattatgattttgccaagtgtgtggtaaaaataaaatacaagtgtattacatttatttacttgaaaattaagtaaaagataattgttaattaaataagaatattatgagatttttatttgataaattagttagattgagacaagtgtatggtgatgAATTAATGCAAGAGTActaataaaatacatacatttgtaatacttataattaattaatataagataaagtaaatgaaataaaaagaaataaaaacaaagcaaaagaaaggaaagaaacataatagaagagacgaaacaggggagaaacaggggagaaagaagaaaaagaagaaaaaggggaaaatatggtttttgaagcttga from the Gossypium hirsutum isolate 1008001.06 chromosome D09, Gossypium_hirsutum_v2.1, whole genome shotgun sequence genome contains:
- the LOC107928513 gene encoding protein TIME FOR COFFEE isoform X2: MDRTREARRVSMASAAATNGLSRRRHRTSSLRDSPEEDGPVETHETARLRDRKKDRDRERERYRERERDRLSRTSKRRRGDRLMSNRGDGGDGTSEESVNDDEDDDDEDSGGTGGVGSVRTVSPNIIAGSLSMSNHHHHNHHHHQLQQHRKSFPPPVKVIRTTPSAGMTASMTTSTSTWKPADEMIGVSVPRKARSGRATKRSHEWASSGGGGVGVSGGEQIHCQASTSPVRTGVTGALTSPSPAPASPSSSSASMRKKMKPNANGTKQRPPKSSSKSSSSAQEEIEIEIAEVLYGMMRQPQVPSKQEIIGNDSAKFDSREVNKPNNDSKSVVSSPISNSPSTLPQSSSILPSNSSSSATPMSAIAPKRKRPRPVKYEDENTTTTTPPPPSIFPPRHSSISSTTTKVEIDQPAKVEATSPNLEKNSGPVAENDSGACDLMSSSKAGPVSSELVQAEPVKEEKNNLALDSKPSTEESESRDIGFGNKEESQSPKKESLSSPADNPSSAGLPLDDEREKSTVTKANSTVCENESQREEKFQIDLMAPPPSRSSPEREGETDVGASDPKPVAADVELEMKSLVNEDDKRMKIGKGDVNVEVEDNNKKAQPSAEEADSQKPVVNKERNLDLQLDLEKSDRDSGSGSVSGNKLNHHVLKLHHQHPSVEKTAHSGSLPLPMSIASWPGGLPPMGYMAPLQGVVSMEGSAVSSAAIQPPHLLFSQPRPKRCATHCYIARNIHNHQQIMKMNAFWPAASGSASLYGPKACNLNVVPPSELHGNIPGRGVNSVQEKGQGLAIFPGHVCKDKSSQAATNMVDAAQRKQIMLQQALPPGAPNNIMQGPAFIFPLNQQQAAAAAAASVRPGYVKSPPAACSTAASSTSNSALLSATPAGATAAPAFSFNYPNITGNETQYLAILPNNAYPFPIPAHVGAPPAYRGNHAQPMPFIHGSFYSSPQMLHPSQLQQQQQQQPPTQLQQSQQGHQNTSMSSGSSSSQKNLQNQQQRSHGGDVSSGSGNSQVFHASKKDSPHPLQLRQQQQQLSQNDSHQARQLDGESDGKDGPSTATDSRVSRSNMNIYGQNFAMPVQPSNFALMTAASMNSAGNYGEKKQQTQQQSQQLGSKAGVEPLASQAFAMSFSSANGTTAPGLGISSLAPNHAILQSLPGSTRQGYQHIMAAQQKKDNYHAYEEGKRGTHDASSVQEEKKAGKSSGTTGQSIAFSRPDMPDSSDSTLAGKNVIDSSICTLGSAPARTSGPVMPASIGSVNVANAQQQLQRNQQQQLQFGTASAPRSKTPATSNGSAYPDHFHSSSIAAKFSNVLSAFPQNLIQSSSSPAQSPQWKNSVRTTSSQVPSQSLPSTSSLKNISQQQGRPQQSPTQISFAANPKSPQGQQPLSSTPTPSPMMVGSPTTSLSRSAGGSPRTTGSSSTSNKAGQASGLASQQAKNSPTVPSQKSSPVGGSNVPSVLGNPHISSSSNMGAKPQVALQHQQHQKHALHQGQLFFPNAYMQAQAQHSPSSTTPATTASAYYVQRQQQTLPLGSSATSSTSMLSLCSPVTLANSGTTDPAKAVAAAVASNMKGGLASQGLINPAQFATPQSTGKSHQLVPGFPCVHAVPSAVQVKPAEQKQPAGE
- the LOC107928513 gene encoding protein TIME FOR COFFEE isoform X11 gives rise to the protein MDRTREARRVSMASAAATNGLSRRRHRTSSLRDSPEEDGPVETHETARLRDRKKDRDRERERYRERERDRLSRTSKRRRGDRLMSNRGDGGDGTSEESVNDDEDDDDEDSGGTGGVGSVRTVSPNIIAGSLSMSNHHHHNHHHHQLQQHRKSFPPPVKVIRTTPSAGMTASMTTSTSTWKPADEMIGVSVPRKARSATKRSHEWASSGGGGVGVSGGEQIHCQASTSPKPNANGTKQRPPKSSSKSSSSAQEEIEIEIAEVLYGMMRQPQVPSKQEIIGNDSAKFDSREVNKPNNDSKSVVSSPISNSPSTLPQSSSILPSNSSSSATPMSAIAPKRKRPRPVKYEDENTTTTTPPPPSIFPPRHSSISSTTTKVEIDQPAKVEATSPNLEKNSGPVAENDSGACDLMSSSKAGPVSSELVQAEPVKEEKNNLALDSKPSTEESESRDIGFGNKEESQSPKKESLSSPADNPSSAGLPLDDEREKSTVTKANSTVCENESQREEKFQIDLMAPPPSRSSPEREGETDVGASDPKPVAADVELEMKSLVNEDDKRMKIGKGDVNVEVEDNNKKAQPSAEEADSQKPVVNKERNLDLQLDLEKSDRDSGSGSVSGNKLNHHVLKLHHQHPSVEKTAHSGSLPLPMSIASWPGGLPPMGRYMAPLQGVVSMEGSAVSSAAIQPPHLLFSQPRPKRCATHCYIARNIHNHQQIMKMNAFWPAASGSASLYGPKACNLNVVPPSELHGNIPGRGVNSVQEKGQGLAIFPGHVCKDKSSQAATNMVDAAQRKQIMLQQALPPGAPNNIMQGPAFIFPLNQQQAAAAAAASVRPGYVKSPPAACSTAASSTSNSALLSATPAGATAAPAFSFNYPNITGNETQYLAILPNNAYPFPIPAHVGAPPAYRGNHAQPMPFIHGSFYSSPQMLHPSQLQQQQQQQPPTQLQQSQQGHQNTSMSSGSSSSQKNLQNQQQRSHGGDVSSGSGNSQVFHASKKDSPHPLQLRQQQQQLSQNDSHQARQLDGESDGKDGPSTATDSRVSRSNMNIYGQNFAMPVQPSNFALMTAASMNSAGNYGEKKQQTQQQSQQLGSKAGVEPLASQAFAMSFSSANGTTAPGLGISSLAPNHAILQSLPGSTRQGYQHIMAAQQKKDNYHAYEEGKRGTHDASSVQEEKKAGKSSGTTGQSIAFSRPDMPDSSDSTLAGKNVIDSSICTLGSAPARTSGPVMPASIGSVNVANAQQQLQRNQQQQLQFGTASAPRSKTPATSNGSAYPDHFHSSSIAAKFSNVLSAFPQNLIQSSSSPAQSPQWKNSVRTTSSQVPSQSLPSTSSLKNISQQQGRPQQSPTQISFAANPKSPQGQQPLSSTPTPSPMMVGSPTTSLSRSAGGSPRTTGSSSTSNKAGQASGLASQQAKNSPTVPSQKSSPVGGSNVPSVLGNPHISSSSNMGAKPQVALQHQQHQKHALHQGQLFFPNAYMQAQAQHSPSSTTPATTASAYYVQRQQQTLPLGSSATSSTSMLSLCSPVTLANSGTTDPAKAVAAAVASNMKGGLASQGLINPAQFATPQSTGKSHQLVPGFPCVHAVPSAVQVKPAEQKQPAGE
- the LOC107928513 gene encoding protein TIME FOR COFFEE isoform X14, which translates into the protein MDRTREARRVSMASAAATNGLSRRRHRTSSLRDSPEEDGPVETHETARLRDRKKDRDRERERYRERERDRLSRTSKRRRGDRLMSNRGDGGDGTSEESVNDDEDDDDEDSGGTGGVGSVRTVSPNIIAGSLSMSNHHHHNHHHHQLQQHRKSFPPPVKVIRTTPSAGMTASMTTSTSTWKPADEMIGVSVPRKARSATKRSHEWASSGGGGVGVSGGEQIHCQASTSPPNANGTKQRPPKSSSKSSSSAQEEIEIEIAEVLYGMMRQPQVPSKQEIIGNDSAKFDSREVNKPNNDSKSVVSSPISNSPSTLPQSSSILPSNSSSSATPMSAIAPKRKRPRPVKYEDENTTTTTPPPPSIFPPRHSSISSTTTKVEIDQPAKVEATSPNLEKNSGPVAENDSGACDLMSSSKAGPVSSELVQAEPVKEEKNNLALDSKPSTEESESRDIGFGNKEESQSPKKESLSSPADNPSSAGLPLDDEREKSTVTKANSTVCENESQREEKFQIDLMAPPPSRSSPEREGETDVGASDPKPVAADVELEMKSLVNEDDKRMKIGKGDVNVEVEDNNKKAQPSAEEADSQKPVVNKERNLDLQLDLEKSDRDSGSGSVSGNKLNHHVLKLHHQHPSVEKTAHSGSLPLPMSIASWPGGLPPMGYMAPLQGVVSMEGSAVSSAAIQPPHLLFSQPRPKRCATHCYIARNIHNHQQIMKMNAFWPAASGSASLYGPKACNLNVVPPSELHGNIPGRGVNSVQEKGQGLAIFPGHVCKDKSSQAATNMVDAAQRKQIMLQQALPPGAPNNIMQGPAFIFPLNQQQAAAAAAASVRPGYVKSPPAACSTAASSTSNSALLSATPAGATAAPAFSFNYPNITGNETQYLAILPNNAYPFPIPAHVGAPPAYRGNHAQPMPFIHGSFYSSPQMLHPSQLQQQQQQQPPTQLQQSQQGHQNTSMSSGSSSSQKNLQNQQQRSHGGDVSSGSGNSQVFHASKKDSPHPLQLRQQQQQLSQNDSHQARQLDGESDGKDGPSTATDSRVSRSNMNIYGQNFAMPVQPSNFALMTAASMNSAGNYGEKKQQTQQQSQQLGSKAGVEPLASQAFAMSFSSANGTTAPGLGISSLAPNHAILQSLPGSTRQGYQHIMAAQQKKDNYHAYEEGKRGTHDASSVQEEKKAGKSSGTTGQSIAFSRPDMPDSSDSTLAGKNVIDSSICTLGSAPARTSGPVMPASIGSVNVANAQQQLQRNQQQQLQFGTASAPRSKTPATSNGSAYPDHFHSSSIAAKFSNVLSAFPQNLIQSSSSPAQSPQWKNSVRTTSSQVPSQSLPSTSSLKNISQQQGRPQQSPTQISFAANPKSPQGQQPLSSTPTPSPMMVGSPTTSLSRSAGGSPRTTGSSSTSNKAGQASGLASQQAKNSPTVPSQKSSPVGGSNVPSVLGNPHISSSSNMGAKPQVALQHQQHQKHALHQGQLFFPNAYMQAQAQHSPSSTTPATTASAYYVQRQQQTLPLGSSATSSTSMLSLCSPVTLANSGTTDPAKAVAAAVASNMKGGLASQGLINPAQFATPQSTGKSHQLVPGFPCVHAVPSAVQVKPAEQKQPAGE
- the LOC107928513 gene encoding protein TIME FOR COFFEE isoform X1 encodes the protein MDRTREARRVSMASAAATNGLSRRRHRTSSLRDSPEEDGPVETHETARLRDRKKDRDRERERYRERERDRLSRTSKRRRGDRLMSNRGDGGDGTSEESVNDDEDDDDEDSGGTGGVGSVRTVSPNIIAGSLSMSNHHHHNHHHHQLQQHRKSFPPPVKVIRTTPSAGMTASMTTSTSTWKPADEMIGVSVPRKARSGRATKRSHEWASSGGGGVGVSGGEQIHCQASTSPVRTGVTGALTSPSPAPASPSSSSASMRKKMKPNANGTKQRPPKSSSKSSSSAQEEIEIEIAEVLYGMMRQPQVPSKQEIIGNDSAKFDSREVNKPNNDSKSVVSSPISNSPSTLPQSSSILPSNSSSSATPMSAIAPKRKRPRPVKYEDENTTTTTPPPPSIFPPRHSSISSTTTKVEIDQPAKVEATSPNLEKNSGPVAENDSGACDLMSSSKAGPVSSELVQAEPVKEEKNNLALDSKPSTEESESRDIGFGNKEESQSPKKESLSSPADNPSSAGLPLDDEREKSTVTKANSTVCENESQREEKFQIDLMAPPPSRSSPEREGETDVGASDPKPVAADVELEMKSLVNEDDKRMKIGKGDVNVEVEDNNKKAQPSAEEADSQKPVVNKERNLDLQLDLEKSDRDSGSGSVSGNKLNHHVLKLHHQHPSVEKTAHSGSLPLPMSIASWPGGLPPMGRYMAPLQGVVSMEGSAVSSAAIQPPHLLFSQPRPKRCATHCYIARNIHNHQQIMKMNAFWPAASGSASLYGPKACNLNVVPPSELHGNIPGRGVNSVQEKGQGLAIFPGHVCKDKSSQAATNMVDAAQRKQIMLQQALPPGAPNNIMQGPAFIFPLNQQQAAAAAAASVRPGYVKSPPAACSTAASSTSNSALLSATPAGATAAPAFSFNYPNITGNETQYLAILPNNAYPFPIPAHVGAPPAYRGNHAQPMPFIHGSFYSSPQMLHPSQLQQQQQQQPPTQLQQSQQGHQNTSMSSGSSSSQKNLQNQQQRSHGGDVSSGSGNSQVFHASKKDSPHPLQLRQQQQQLSQNDSHQARQLDGESDGKDGPSTATDSRVSRSNMNIYGQNFAMPVQPSNFALMTAASMNSAGNYGEKKQQTQQQSQQLGSKAGVEPLASQAFAMSFSSANGTTAPGLGISSLAPNHAILQSLPGSTRQGYQHIMAAQQKKDNYHAYEEGKRGTHDASSVQEEKKAGKSSGTTGQSIAFSRPDMPDSSDSTLAGKNVIDSSICTLGSAPARTSGPVMPASIGSVNVANAQQQLQRNQQQQLQFGTASAPRSKTPATSNGSAYPDHFHSSSIAAKFSNVLSAFPQNLIQSSSSPAQSPQWKNSVRTTSSQVPSQSLPSTSSLKNISQQQGRPQQSPTQISFAANPKSPQGQQPLSSTPTPSPMMVGSPTTSLSRSAGGSPRTTGSSSTSNKAGQASGLASQQAKNSPTVPSQKSSPVGGSNVPSVLGNPHISSSSNMGAKPQVALQHQQHQKHALHQGQLFFPNAYMQAQAQHSPSSTTPATTASAYYVQRQQQTLPLGSSATSSTSMLSLCSPVTLANSGTTDPAKAVAAAVASNMKGGLASQGLINPAQFATPQSTGKSHQLVPGFPCVHAVPSAVQVKPAEQKQPAGE